The sequence GTGGCGTACCGTCCGTGAACCGACGACATGTTGGCGATGGCTCCCGACCCGCCGTCGGCCGCCGAGCGGATATGTGGCATCGCGAACTTCGCGGTGAGAAAGGGCCCGCGCAGCATCACGTCGAGCAGCTGGTCGTATTTCGCCACCGGGAACTCGGGGATCGAAGCGATGTGTTGCATCCCCGCGATGTTGGCAACGTAGCGGAGGTCGCCTCGTTCGGCCGCCGCGTCGACCATCGCCTCGACGGCGGCGGCGTCGGTGAGGTCGGTCGGGGCCGGCTGGATCGCGCCCGGTACTCCGAGGTCGGCCGCGATATCGACGGTTTCGTCGAGGCCATCCGCGTCGATGTCGGCCCCGACGACCGTGAGGCCGTTCGCGGCGAGGGCGACGGCCGTGGCTCGGCCGATACCCGACGCAGCACCCGTCACCACGGCGACGGTGCCGGCGTCGAAGTGGTCGTCGTCGAGGACGAGGAGGTCCTCGGTGGTCAGTTCGGGGTCGGTGAGTTCGAACGCTTCGGTGGACATGCGTCCGCACGGTCCGTGCCGAGGGATAAAACCGTGTGCGTGGATCGGACACTGTTTTCCACCACGACCGCGTAGCCGGGGTATGGCAGCGTGGCGCGGTCTCGCCTCGGGGGCGACGCGACGCCGGTGGCTGTTCGTCGGCGCGATGCTCGGCGCGCTCCTCGTGGCGTCGGTCGTCCGACCACCGGGAGCCGAGTCGGCGGCGACGGGGTGGCTCCCACCGTCTGCGTGGTTCCACGCGGCCGGCTACGCCGGGGTGACGCTCGTACTGTCGTACGCGCTTCGAGCTGCTCGCGACGACTGGCGACGGCTTCTGGGCGCGTTCGCGTGTGCGACGGTCGTCGGGGCGGGAATCGAACTGGTGCAGATGGGGCTTCCCTACCGCACGTTCAGTGTCGGCGACGTACTCGTCAACGCGGCCGGGGCGGCGCTCGCGGTGGTCGGCTGGCGACTGGGCGGGCCCCGAAGTGACCCGTCGGAGCGGTGACCGCAGCGTAACGTCACCAACCTATATCCCGCCGCCACCCACGTTCTAGGTGATGGCGCCCTACGAGGCCTTCGACGACGGGGTGGAAGTGCACGGCCGGACCATCATCACGGTCGTCGACGACGCCCTCGCCCGATTTTCCGAGGCGTATCGGGAGACCGCGTACGACGCGCTGGCGGACCACGGAATCGAGGATCCCTCCCCCGACGAGTGGTACCCCCAGCAAGCCTGGCTCGATACGTTTGCCGACCTCGCGGCGGAACTCGAACCGCATATCCTGGACCGCGTCGGCGAGCAGATCCCGGACGCCGCGGCGTGGCCGACCGACGTCTCGTCGGTCGAAGCGGGTCTACAGTCGATCGACGACGCCTACCAACGCAACCACCGCGGCGGCGACATCGGGTTCTATCGGTTCGAGGCGGTGGCGGACCGGAGCGGTCGCGTGACCTGCAGGAATCCGTACCCCTGCCCGTTCGATCGGGGGCTGATCCGGGCGACTGCCCGTCGGTACGCTCCGGTCGAATCCTTCGTGTTCGTCGAGGAGCGCGGTGACCGATGTCGGCGGGACGGCGACGACACCTGCGTCTACCGCGTCTCCTGGTGACGGCGGCCGGGCTCAGACGGTTCGTCGGCACAGGTTACCGTCGCTGCAACGTCGTCCACGGTCGAAGCTGACGAACGGCAGTCACTCCTCGCGGTCGTACTGTTCGATGGCGTCGATCAGTTCCGCCGTCGAGTGGTCCATCGTCAGGTTTAGCAGCGTCTCGAACTCGTCGTACGTCTCCGCCAGGTCACGAATCCGTTCGACCTCCGCTGCCGCGTCGCCGTCGGC comes from Haloplanus sp. XH21 and encodes:
- a CDS encoding VanZ family protein, giving the protein MAAWRGLASGATRRRWLFVGAMLGALLVASVVRPPGAESAATGWLPPSAWFHAAGYAGVTLVLSYALRAARDDWRRLLGAFACATVVGAGIELVQMGLPYRTFSVGDVLVNAAGAALAVVGWRLGGPRSDPSER
- a CDS encoding SDR family oxidoreductase, encoding MSTEAFELTDPELTTEDLLVLDDDHFDAGTVAVVTGAASGIGRATAVALAANGLTVVGADIDADGLDETVDIAADLGVPGAIQPAPTDLTDAAAVEAMVDAAAERGDLRYVANIAGMQHIASIPEFPVAKYDQLLDVMLRGPFLTAKFAMPHIRSAADGGSGAIANMSSVHGRYATQDKAAYITAKHGLNGVTRAIAAEGEGAIRGFSVSVGYVLTPLMVNQIEDTAAERGISPKEVVEDVMLGQARTTELMTPAEVANLFVFGFSSHGRHLNGGDLLWDGGYTTTYE